From the genome of Tripterygium wilfordii isolate XIE 37 chromosome 6, ASM1340144v1, whole genome shotgun sequence:
GAATTTACTGAAACTTGTAGTTGCTATATGATCCTAGAAATCTTAGGATTTGAAGTTGAGACTTTTGGTTTGTGGAAATAACCAGGTTAGAACAAGCATCTCATAAGGGGTAAATTTAAGCTTTTAAGCTAGATATAACAAAATAATATTCTTTCTAAGAATTCTTAACATGATATCCTGAGTAACTATGATCAATCAGAAAAAGGAGGGAAGGAAAAAGGAAGGCCATATTGAGGACCAAAAACATAATAGTATTTGGCTTTACATTGTTACAAAGCTATACTTACTTGAACCTCTTTGTGTGAGGGACCTTGGCATTTTCATATTGATTCAAGAGGCTGGGAGGAAAAGGGTGATGAAGTCCTCTCTTCTTCCAAGCCAGTAAAAATACTCTCCATATGACAGTTAAGGGGCTTCCTTGGGGCTTCTTGAATCGATACCATGGTGTCCCGCAGAGCAATACAATCACTGCAATCACCATTATCACTGCTGAAATTCCATAGCCCCACCCTCTTCCTACATTGTCTTGTACATAAACCAGCACTATCACAGCAAATAAAGACCCAATGCTGATGCAaaaataaaatctattgaaaaagaaaatcattgccttcttctccttggggTCAGCTCCATCAAATTGGTCAGACCCAAAACCTGATACATTCGACTTGATTCCCCCACCACCTAGTGCGATAGTATAGAGTGCAGCGTAGAGCATAGCTAGTTGCTGGCCATTTGCCTCTATGCACTGATGATGTTTTCTTCTGTAGTCATCGCATGGAGGTGGTCTCATGCTAGGAATTGTTGTGGCCATTGTTAATAAAATCACCCCCTgttgaatgataaaaaaaaaaatcggaaaTTAGTGCCTGAAGTCTCGCTTCTCTCTTCTGGATTTCAGACATATGAAAGGTATTTAAAAATTAgtgttttttgtattttcttatgGATTAGAACAAGAAGCAAGTAATTGTTCATTGTATTTTGAAATTTGCAAAAtttgttttagacttttagtacTTGCCAAAGCAGTGATGGATGCAAATATTGCAATTGTCAAGTAGCGGCCAAGTTTAGCATCTGCTAGGAAGCCGCCGAGAAGACCAAGAAGATTAAGGGTGCCCATGAAGTTGGTGACAACGGTTGCAGACTTAGCTGATGAGAGGTGCAAATCTCCTACGAGGTATGTCACTAAGTTCATTGAAATACCCATCACAACTATCCTTTCCGAGAGTTCGGTAACTGCAGGAAAATTTTAGATTCATATACATTGGTAGACATGATTTTAGGACAAAAACTTTAGTTGATGCTGGTGAAACCCACCTAGGGCGACCCCCGCAGCAAGCCATCCTCCGGTTTTTGATTTATCTGCTGGATTTCCTCGAAAATCTACTGTGTTACCATCATTTGCTTCTTGTTTTTCACCATTGCTTGCTACCAATACCTGTTCCATTTAAGAGAGTTGGAGATCGACAAATTGATGAATTTAGAACAAAATGTAGGATTGTTTTGAGAGAGTAGTTACCATGATGCTTTTGAGAGGAATATAGGGAGATAGACAgaaatgtgatactgttttAGCTGTGGAGTTTATAAGGAAATAACAGGACAGAAGTGTATGATTGGGGTTGGAAAGAAGTGTGTGATATATGAGCGGGAGTGAGTAGGAGAACAGTCTTTTTCCCTTTCGGTGGATGTGAAAGAAATTAGAAAAGCACAACCCACTGATAAATCATAATATTGGGGGATCACTAAATCATATCTTAACATGGAATAGGAGATAGCATTGGGCTTTTTTAGATGTTGGTAAGGAGATAGCATTGGGGTTAGTTGTAGTAAAATTTGTATACAGTTTGTCTAAGTGAATCTTACTTTAGATATGTTAGTTGATGATTCCATAAGAATGGATTATGATTGGTACGTCCAAGCAAACCCCTTTGTTTCTATAGGCGAAAAGGCAAGAGGGGAGATATGAAAGTATGAAACCATTACCGCATTGCGTTCTGTCACAACCAAGTGGGGAAGGACAAGGGAACTCTAGAATTCTCAGTCTACAATTCTCATCCAATAATAGAGAATAAGTTTGATGGAGAAAACACAAAAAGTGTGGTGTTAGCAATAAAGTGTGAAACGTTGCAGGAGCATGGCTTGGATCTCTATTAGATCAAGTGGCTGATTCTGGCTGCTGTTGGTATACGTCAATGTTAGTTTAGTTTAACATAATCTTGGCCTACGCAAGAAAGTCACAGAAGAAATGTGGCTCCATTCTGATCCGTTATGCCTTCACCCTCTTTAGAAACGaatgaaatgatttttttttaaaacagcaTATCATCTCAATGAAAGGGGTGGAAGAATTCATACCCAATTTGAAAAATGAAGGTAGAATACTTATTTTACAGAAGATTTTGAgttgttttttatttcattgaagATGGTTTGGTTCATTAGCTCTATCAGTGACCTTTTTTATGATATCGCCACCTGTTTGTGTTACTTTTCTGTtctcttttgtttgtgtttctATCTTCGGTGATGTCAAATCGAAGAAGACCCTCAAATAATTTTGATCACGGATGGAACTAATGATAAGAAGATTAGGACTACTGATAAGAAGATTAGCGATGGTAGGTCTCATTTTTTTCAGAAGAAATTGACCTCCACATTAGCACATACATGTTCCGAAACTAATAATTAGTGGCAAGTGAGCCGTTGGTTGAACTGTAATCACATTGTATGTAAGTGATCATCCACTCAttaggtcttgggttcaaatcctACCCCTTCTTCAAATCCCTGTTTCAGAAATTAATAATTAGGATTCACAAGTTTTATAATCACTCTTGCATTCTTAAAATCTTTGCATACCCCACCCCATTTTCGTGGGCTAATAGCTTTTTTTTTCAAGGACAAATTGTAGATCAGAATCAAATGGCAGACGTGGTAAATCCCAATCAGAATCTGTACTAATTGGGTCTGAAATAACTAGGATGGGCCTTTCGAAAATGGGGGTGCTGTAGCCCAGTTTTGGGGGAAAAAATCTTAATAACAAATACAgccatatataattaaatattattgaAGAGACggaatgttttgaatttatatccaatttttaatttaaaattaatttgtttatatctAACGGTTTAAaattatcatatttttaatttaaaattaatttttttttcaagcaaaAGAATGAATGTGttgttggattcgttagattaaaagaaaatattagaTCTACCAGgagcaaagaaaaagaaagaaaaaaattaacactGACTTTAGCGCTACTTTATTTCCGCCTGCTACTTAACTGTAAAGGTTAGAGATTAAAGACGACAGAAGCAATGCAAGTAACACAAAGTATAGCTTTTTTCATTTCACATGGAAAGTGAAAAACTGAATAAACATCCATTTTGAGCTCTCTACACTTTAGTATGGCAACCACTGTGATAGAATGAAAACAACAAATTAAGGTGCAGATGCGGCTTGAACAATTTACTTCAGCCTGGAAATTtttcagaaaaaataaaataaaataaaatggattCGTATCAATTGATACTATATATCTAATAAGAAGCAACTAAAGGCAGATTCTGACCAGCTTTTTCCTTCTCAAGTTGGAAAAACTTAGCAAAAATTCCAACCAATGGTGCTGTATTGTACGTGCAGGCCTCAGTCTGCATATAATTGTCTCTTTGGTCCATGAACTTGTCTTCAAAATCTGGTCCTCCAACCAATGCCCCAACTAAGTCATTTGGGTTAGGTTCTTCCCTGCCATACCAAATATCATACCCTTGTGTGCACCCAATGAACCCCTTCTCCTCTCTATATGACACAATTGAGGCTCCTCTGTGGTGCACCCTTGTTGGATATTTAGGTCCATAACCCACCAAGTAGCTCATGTTCATTGGGTTAGAGCCTAATATGTAATCAACTTGTGATTTTGCAAAATTGAGGATCTCTTCATGGTCTACTGCTATCTCTCCATGGCAGTTGAGCTTTTGATTCGAGGTTCGGAGGATATCGGAATATATAGTGAGAAGGAAGGCTGCTGTTGAGACATACTGCATGTTGTTCCATTGTCGAACGTATAATAAACCTCCCGGTGTGCGATCGACATTGCTGCCATTGATGTTTCTGTTAATACATGAGCATACGTAGTACTCGGCTTTCGAACGGTACTGTTCAAGTATGTAAGTGTGCTCCTTGTGCTTTTCTTCCATCAGCAGCTGCATCAGAAAGAAACCAATTCATGTTTAccatttagggtttaaggtacATTTGTCCCAAATCAGGAAAGTTAAATCCTTACAGAATTACACCAAactgtcctacccaaaatgaaATTCCAGCATGGTGGGTCTAAACAAGTTAAGGGTCTCATGGGGTTGTGCCTCATCTACCATAATCAAATCATAAATGAA
Proteins encoded in this window:
- the LOC120000412 gene encoding protein NRT1/ PTR FAMILY 6.4-like isoform X1; this translates as MEQVLVASNGEKQEANDGNTVDFRGNPADKSKTGGWLAAGVALVTELSERIVVMGISMNLVTYLVGDLHLSSAKSATVVTNFMGTLNLLGLLGGFLADAKLGRYLTIAIFASITALGVILLTMATTIPSMRPPPCDDYRRKHHQCIEANGQQLAMLYAALYTIALGGGGIKSNVSGFGSDQFDGADPKEKKAMIFFFNRFYFCISIGSLFAVIVLVYVQDNVGRGWGYGISAVIMVIAVIVLLCGTPWYRFKKPQGSPLTVIWRVFLLAWKKRGLHHPFPPSLLNQYENAKVPHTKRFNCLDKAAILEDYSAGSRNKSDPWIVSTVTEVEEVKLVLKLIPVWSTCILFWTIYSQMTTFTVEQATFMNRKLGSVTIPAGSFSAFLFITILLFTSLNERLFVPLARRLTHNAQGITCLQRVGMGLILAIVAMVAAAIIEKERRDNAVEKKTQISAFWLVPQYFLVGAGEAFAYVGQLEFFIREAPERMKSLSTGFFLSTLSMGFFVSSLLVSIVDKVTEKHWLMSNLNKGKLDYFYWMLAVLGVLNFLVFIVFARKHQYKVQQYDCSSDTMQKEQKTSKEMAVVAIEMKDSMEGP
- the LOC120000412 gene encoding protein NRT1/ PTR FAMILY 6.4-like isoform X2, whose translation is MVLVASNGEKQEANDGNTVDFRGNPADKSKTGGWLAAGVALVTELSERIVVMGISMNLVTYLVGDLHLSSAKSATVVTNFMGTLNLLGLLGGFLADAKLGRYLTIAIFASITALGVILLTMATTIPSMRPPPCDDYRRKHHQCIEANGQQLAMLYAALYTIALGGGGIKSNVSGFGSDQFDGADPKEKKAMIFFFNRFYFCISIGSLFAVIVLVYVQDNVGRGWGYGISAVIMVIAVIVLLCGTPWYRFKKPQGSPLTVIWRVFLLAWKKRGLHHPFPPSLLNQYENAKVPHTKRFNCLDKAAILEDYSAGSRNKSDPWIVSTVTEVEEVKLVLKLIPVWSTCILFWTIYSQMTTFTVEQATFMNRKLGSVTIPAGSFSAFLFITILLFTSLNERLFVPLARRLTHNAQGITCLQRVGMGLILAIVAMVAAAIIEKERRDNAVEKKTQISAFWLVPQYFLVGAGEAFAYVGQLEFFIREAPERMKSLSTGFFLSTLSMGFFVSSLLVSIVDKVTEKHWLMSNLNKGKLDYFYWMLAVLGVLNFLVFIVFARKHQYKVQQYDCSSDTMQKEQKTSKEMAVVAIEMKDSMEGP